The genomic DNA TGAACAGCGTTAATCCTACACAAACTATTCAATTTATTACTAAGTAAACTCATGAATATCCTTAGATTAAGTTTGTCTGCTCTCAGCCGATTGCCATTGTGTATTCTATACAGCATCTACAACTTGTCAGTCAGTTTATTATAATGGAAGACCGTGCAGGTATCAACATGGATTTGTTTTGGATAAATTACGGATCGCTTCTATAGGGTGCATGTGTAGTAGCACAAGTTCACTGTCTAGCCGTATCAAGTCCAACGAAGAAGGAAGCtgaaggaaaacaagacaaatatGTTTACATGTAACACACAGATTTTTCCCTTGAATGTGTAGTGTTTGGACTACAGTTGTGTCACTCACATCCCTATTTATCAATGGCCTCTGTCCATAGTCCGCGACACAAAGGACCTCTGAGAAATGTTTTAGAAATGCCATGCATCGAGTAAAGCTAATTGATTTAGGAAATAGAAAGGATGCCTCGAGAACGCTTCACTCCGACGAGAAAATAAGTGAATTAGTATATTTTTCATATAAGTGTGCGGTCGGGAACAATGGGCAGTTACAAGAGGTCTAAATGACCTTATTGAATCAACAGAGACGAATTGAGAAATCCAATCACAGGTTCTAATTATATCATTTGGGAGAAATGTGAATGTGAATATGAATGATATAGCATGCCTTTCCCCTCATGGGTAGATCAGCAAATTTGTTAAGCAGACTTAATTGCCAGCCTGAGTGGCTTAAAAAGAGGACACAGATTTTTTCACAATGAACCAAAGAGAAGAGACGCAGTATGCCAGGCGGGCTGGGAGCGAGTGGGATAAATAGAGCCCTTTCactgtgtgcgtgagtgtgtggaAGGTTCAGACTCTGTGGAAGGTTCAGGCTTTCTGTCTGTGGTGGCAAAGATGATCTCCACTCTGTCTGCCACCCCAGAAATATCCAGGCCAGAACTGTGTATCGACTGACTGGAGCTTCTTTCATACTCTGTGTGCGTTTCTTATCAGGCTGTGTTCTGCTTTGTGTTTCACAGAACATGAAACGAGAGTGATGGCCAAAGAACGACAGAAGAAAGACAATCACAACTTGAGTAAGAGTTGCCCTACTCAATACAGAGTACCGTTCGGAGATGTTGCGTGGGGCCACTAAAGTAACTCAatgtcctctcactctctctctcaccagttgAAAGAAGACGAAGATACAATATCAACTACAGAATCAAAGAACTTGGAACAATGATACCAAAGTCGAATGACCCGTAAGTGATCTAGCGCTTGTTAGATTTTTCTCAGTCTTTATTATGTTCCAAACATTAGCTTACCTGACTTAAAGAAACTCCCCATGATCAAGTCTATTGCCATGAAAAGAAGCGCAAATGTCTGTCTGGTGTTAAGCATATTAAATACTAAGCACAGGCCGCTAAATGTTGTTAATTGAATTCAAATTAATAGTCAAGAGCACATTTCGCTTCTATTTCAAGGGTGTACTTGAGTAGCTATTGTAGTCTTCACGCTCTGCAAAGTAGTGAGTCTGTGTCCTCCATGGGCactcaacagtagactacagcttAGAGCTCAATGATGAAGATTGGGGTCAAACGCAAAGAAGGCCACCACCCATTTGAATCAAAGTttgagcacaattggcccactaAGATGGAATACGGAAGCTGGAATTGGAATCCGACTGGCCCAACAGCAATTTAACTTACGATAGAATTTAAATGGAAGGTTACCGCTGTCGCTGTGCCATTAAGACAAGATAAAGAAGATTATTAGCTGTGGAGCAGACCAACGTCTTGTTCCAAAGAAAGGTGCATTTTACAACTGCTTCCTCCTTTTTAAAAAGTAATGGTATCAGGGAACGGGGCCTGCACTCTTGGATTCTTCTAAAGTcacattcccccccccccctcttccgaCACCTATTTTTACTTGAGGATTAATTTTACCATATAAGCGGTTCCAGAATGGTCTTTCTGCCGACGCACTTATACTTAACTATTCTATTAAAATTCCCATTCAAAGGCTGGATGTAATGTCCGAGAATGAATAATTGGCCATGTAAATCACTATTtcttattcatatatatataaaaaatgggTCCCTGTGTAAGTTTTTGTACAGAGCATTCCGCTGAGGCGGTGAATAAAAGGTTATCTTTTACGTCCCTCTGCCGTAGTGATATGCGCTGGAACAAAGGCACCATTCTCAAGGCGTCGGTGGAGTACATCAAGTGGCTGCAGAAGGAGCAGCAGCACGCCAGAGAGCTGGAGAACAGGCAGAAGAAGATGGAGCAGGCCAACAGGAGGCTACTGCTCAGGATCCAGGTATGGACtacgggagagagaaagacagacacccTCAAAACCCGAGCCCCCTACCACTACAGATCCCCAACCCAGCGACTTCCCCATCCTTAACACCATGTCAATGTGCACCATCACGGCCCTGATGCTCAATAGAGACCCCCCTTCCCTGACAGAGACCGGACTTGCTTCTATTGATGTTTGTCAAGCAGTTCCTCATCACCACTGTTCTCTTCCACGTCTCCTCTCCAAGCCACAATAAttacctaaatcaaatcaaatttatttatatagctgatatctcaaagtgctgtacagaaacccagcctaaaaccccaaacagcaagcaatgcaggtgtagaagcatggtggctaggaaaaactccctggaaaggccaaaacctaggaagaaacctagagaggaaccaggcttctcgctgtgccgggtggagattataacagaacatggccaagatgttcaaatgttcataaatgaccagcatggtcaaataataataatcacagtagttgtcgagggtgcagcaagtcaacacctcaggagtaaatgtcagttggcttttcatagccgatcattaagagtatctctaccactcctgctgtgtCTATAGAGTTGAaatcagcaggtctgggacaggtagcacgtccggtgaaccgGTCATGATTccttagccgcaggcagaacagttgaaactggagcggcagcacggccaggtggactggggacagcaaggagtcatcatgccaggtagtcctgaggcatggtcctagggctcaggtcctctgaacgagagaaagaaagagagaaagagagatagagagaaagagagagagcatacttaaattcacacaggacaccggataagacaggagaagtactccagatataacaaactgaccctagccccccgacacataaactactacagcataaataatggaggctgagacaggaggggtcaggagacactgtggccccatccgatcatacccctggacagggccaaacagtaaggatataaccccacccactttgccaaagcacagcccccaaacccctggagggatatcttcaaccaccaacttaccatcctgagacaaggccgagtatagcccacaaagatctctgccacggtacaacccagacaggaagatcacatcagtgactcaacccactcaagtgacgcacccttccttgggacggcatgaaagagcaccagtaagccagtgactcagcccctgtaataggcttagaggcagagaatcccagtggaaagaggggaaccggccaggcaaagACAgtaagggtggttcgttgctccagagcctttccattcaccttcacactcctgggccagactacactcaatcatatgactgagatgagtcttcagtaaagacttaaaggttgagaccgagtgcgtatctcacatgggtaggcagaccattccataaaaatggagctctataggagaaagctctgactccagctgtttgcttagaaattctagggacaattaggaggcttgCGTCTtatgaccgtagcgtacgtgtaggtatgtatggcaggaccaaatcagagagattggtaggagcaagcccatgtaatgctttgtaggttagcagcacaaccttgaaatcagcccttgccttaacaggaagccagtgtagggaggctagcactggagtaatatgatcaaatttgttggttctagtcaggattctagcagccgtatttagcactaactgaagtttatttagtgctttatccgggtagccggaaagtagagcattgcagtagtctaacctagaagtaacaaaatcaTGGagtaatttttctgcatcatttttggacagaaagtttctgatttttgcaatgttacgtagatggaaaaaagctgtccttgaaacagtcttgatatgttcatcaaaagagagatcagggtccagagtaacgtcgaggtccttcacagttttatttgagatggccgtacaaccattaagattaattgtcagattcaatagaagatctctttgtttcttgggtcctagaacaagcatctctgttttgtccaagtttaaaagtagaagtttgcagccatccacttccttatgtctgaaacacaggcttctagcgagggcaattttggggcttcaccatgtttcattgaaatgtacagctgtgtgtcatccgcatagcagtgaaagttaacattatgttttcaaatgacatccccaagaggtaaaatatatagtgaaaataatagtggtcctaaaacggaaccttgaggaacaccgaaatttacagttgatttgtcagaggacaaaccattcacagagacaaactgatatctttccgacagataagatctaaaccaggccagaacttgtccgcgtagaccaatttgggtttccaatctctccaaaagaatgtggtgatcgatggtatcaaaagcagcactaagctctaggagcacgaggacagatgcagagcctcggtctgatgccattaaaaggtcatttaccaccttcacaagtgtagtctcagtgctatgatggagtctaaaaccagactgaagcatttcgtatacattgtttgtcttcaggaaggcagtgagttgctgcgcaacagctttttcaaaatgttttgagaggaagggaagattcgatataggccaatagtttttaatattttcttggtcaaggtttggctttttcaagagaggctttattactgccacttttagtgagtttggtacacatccgttggatagagagccgtttattatgttcaacatagaagggctaagcacaggaagcagctctttcagtagtttagttggaatagggtccagtatgcagcttgaaggtttagaggccatgcttattttcatcattgtgtcaagagatatagtactaaaacacttgagtgtctctcttgatcctaggtcctggcagagttgtgcagactcaggacaactgagctttgaaggaatacgcagatttaaagaggagtccgtaatttgctttctaataatcatgatcttttcctcaaagaagttcatgaatttattactgctgaagtgaaagccatcctccctaggggaatgctgctttttagttagctttgcgacagtatcaaaaatacattttggattgttcttattttcctcaattaagttggaaaaatggatgattgagcagcagtgagggctcttcgataacggtactgtctttccaagcgaGTCAGaggacttccagtttggtgtgacgccatttccgttccaattttttGGAAGCTTGCTtaagagctcgggtattttctgtatacaagggagctagtttcttatgagaaatgtttttagtttttaggggtgcaactgcatctagggtattgcgcaaggttaaattaagTTAGGTTAAACTCAGTTAGGTGggtaactgatttttgtcctctgacgtccttgggtaggcagagggagtctggaagggcatcaaggaatctttgtgttgtctgtgaatttatagcacgacttttgatgctccttggttggggtctgagcagattatttgttgcaattgcaaacataataaaatggtggtccaatagtccaggattatgaggaaaaacatgaagatccacaacatttattccatgggacaaaactaggtccagagtatgttgagagtgagagtgagtgagagtgagtaggtccagagacatgttggacaaaacccactgagtcaatgatggctccgaaagccttttggagtgggtctgtggacttttccatgtgaatattaaagtcaccaaaaatgtgaatattatctgctatgactacaaggtccgataggaattcagggaactcaatgaggaacgctgtatatggcccaggatgcctgtaaacagtagctataaaaagtgattgagtaggctgcatagattacCTGATTAATAAATAGAGTGATAGACTTCGGCTCCATCCGTCCAGAAGGAGGAATCAGGTCAGAATTAGGTTGTGAGTCCTAATAATACCCAGAGCCatgcctctctcctcccacttccCCCTCGCCCTAAAACGAAGCGTTAAACCGGGGCGACTGGGTATTGACATGGCAGCAGAGCAGAGCCAAGCAGACAGTGGAGACATTACCACATGTCCTTCAGCCACTGAGCCGTCGCAATTAACCAACCAAATGAATCAGCGCATTCACGGCTCTCGCTCTTACGCTGAACTCACAGTCAAGCTAAACTTCTCAATGTAACAGTGTCATCCTAAAGGACGCCGAGACCAACAAAACACATAGAACACAAACGAGACGAAAAGAGACATTTCACGTGGAGagagagctaaacacaggcattTAACGGAACGTTAGCCTCACAGCGTTAGCCTAAAGAAGCGCCGATGACAGTTTagtaacacactgcagggagAAAGACGGCATCACCACCAAGCATCACCCACATAAACATCACGCTAGTCTTACTTAAATGTACTGTTGGAATCCTACAGAAAGATGTTGTAACTGAGAGAAACAGACGGTTATAACTTTGCATCACGTAACGTGGGAACAGCAATGATTCTCCCTTGCATCGCATTCCTCTACACTCTTTTTATCCGCTGAGTTTGTTTAGCTAAACGACATGCTAGCCTAACCGTTATCAAGGTAGATTGACAACAGACTATTACCCATAGTGTTACTGCTCGTAGAGCGTCGATGGGGAGGCGTGAACCACATTGCTGACCTGCTGGTAGCTGATTGATGAGGTTTTGTCATTGGTTCCTCCCCGTCATGTTTATAACACATATCCCGAGGGCCCTGGCTGCTTCCTgagaggggggtctggagaggaCGGGTAGATTAAATGGATCGGCCTCCACTACATTAGAGTGCTATTTAAAGTCAATTCATAATCATCTACCAGACtatgaggtatgtgtgtgtaggggaggcagggaaggggggggggggggggtatgtgtgtgtgtaatgtgtatgcatccatgtgtgtttgtgtgtgtgtataagggttGCCAACTCGTACAGAGCTCATTCTAAGAAAAGTAATCTCCTTCATTAAAAATCTTCTTATTCAAACACTGTTCCCATTCCTATGTATTTGAGAAGAACACTGTCCTGATCCTTGGTCCTTTTCTGTGCGTTTCAGGAGTTGGAGATCCAGGCCCGTGCTCACGGCCTCCCCAGCATGGCCACTGCCCTGGGTACTGTAGagctctcctcccatctcctcaaacaacagcagcagcagccctTGGCTCCCCAGTCACAGCAGGGTCCTCAGCCACCCCTGTACCAGGAAGAGCTGAATGGGGAGTACCTCCAGAGGACCTCCATGCCAGCCATGACCACTGGGGGCGTCACTGGGGTTACAGACCAGGGTCAGGAGGTGGTTGACGGCTCCACCACTTTCTCCGACCCACTTTCTCACTTCACAGACTTCTTCAGCGCCACGCTCAAAGAGGAGCAACGGCTGGACGAGATCCTCATGGACAACCCGCTCTCGCCGTTCGGCACCGACCCGCTTCTCTCCGCCGGCTCACCCGACGCCTCCAAGGACTCCAGTCACAGGAGCAGCTTCAGCTCGGACGATGACGACCTATGATCCCTGACCCCTACGCGACCCCCACGGTGACCCTGTGTCAAAGGTCAAAGGACATAGAGCAGTTGGTCACCCTCACAAATTGGTGCGGGgatttgttccagcccagcaccaaCAACACATCCGATTCTACTGACCAGCTCGAATCAATGAGAGCTTGATTAGTGGGCTCAGGTGTGTAAGTGCTGGGCAGGAGCAGAAGCCTGCACACCCTGtggctctccaggaccagggttagtTACCACTGGCACTCCCACTTTTTACAAACTTTGGTGGAGAGTGTGTACCTCGCGGGCAGAACCAGACTCATGAGAAAAAGGGAGAAAGACAATCGGTCCATACTGATCATATGATACGGTTCCAAAATGCATTGGACACTGGGGTTGTTGCACACCACTGTAAACTATACGGTGGCTTTGCAATATGCCAAAAGAGGACAGTGTCCTTGTTCAGATGTCTACTATTACAGTTATTGTATAAAAGGACTTTAAACCATTGAGGTTCACTGATGGGCCCTATCTAAAGCTAGTTACTGGTGGTTCCTCTTTCAGACAGAAATTAAAATGGAACAGTGATACTTGGCGAAAAAGCCTAACACTTCCTTTGTTTgtctttaaatgtatttttacaaaatgttttatgtatgtatgtatgtgttttaaTCCATGTAttcctaaaaaaaaacattatatgATCTAACATGCTCTCTTTTGTATTCTTAGTGGGGgtggggaaaaaaataataaacccctttttttaaataaatcagaCCTGGCGTTTTTTTTTCATTATAATCACACATGCTTACCACATACCCAACACAAAAGCTCTCGTGTTTAATTTGTAATATTGCCTACTCTATCACAAATAATTAcgataaacattttaaaaatgacgGAGAGACCTCCTGTTAACTTTCATTATTCTCCTATCTAACAGGAGCCGTTCAGTTATGAACCAGGAAAAGTGACAGAGAGGTTGATTATCACATAGTCAGAGGCAAGACCTATGAGGCTAAACTGATGAATGAAGGTCCATACAGGTGAACTGTCTGAACAAAGGTGAGAGTGTGGGTAAAATGAAGGTTTCGCCCAGGGTGACAGACAGTAAATGagcgacagagagaagacagagagaatggaaaaATGAGGAGTGATGATGACGAGCCAGATAACGGCTCTTAAGGACAGGGAAAAGGCAGAATGAAAGGAGAGTGAGTATAAAGTAGGCTTTTTAAAAAACGTGGTCGTTAAAAGTTCCATGAAGAAGCTAGGTGACTGATTTAAAAGAATATGTCAAATTAATCATTGAGAATCAAAATAGTTGCTTAAAAACTTTACTCAGAAAAGGTTAGTCAGACTTGTTTTGGATACATATAATGCTGAAATCTTTAGAAGAAATCTTTAATCAGTGGATATTTTCTAATCATGTTAAAGTTATGcattaataaaacaacaaacagtCCTTagtgaaaaaaacaacatttcaatGCGTTTCAGTGGATACCCTGTGTTCCTCATCAAAGCTCTTCTAAATGAATGTTTGAGAATGTTATTAGCTGTATGTTTCTCCCATAATGAAATCGAAAGATTCCTGCTTGCATCTCCTCTCTAGCTACAAAATAAAATTGAACCACGAATCATTATGAAATATAGGCAGGCCAACTACAAAGCGATGAGTGATGTTTACGGGTAATTGGCCAACGCAATTATGGAAGGTAAATATGGATTTTCATTAAAGAGAAAACATGGAGGGTCTCGGAGAACTTTGCGTTGCGTGActaaaatacattttccaaaGGCATAATTTACATTTTGATGTCAATACGATTCTCTACAGATACTCTCctattgaaaaaatatataaaataaataatttggaTACACAAGCTTATCATTATGTGACTAAAAGAATCAACACATTTCATCAATTGAATGCATTTCAACCATGTCCAGTTTCCTTGCTACATCAAAGACAATATTGAACAAAGTTCAAGGGCTTCTACTCAAGGGCTTCAAACAGTGATGTGGCCTGAGGCAACGGTGACATCAGAACTAGGAACTTTTATTCGGAATATCACAGTTCGTTAAACCACCGCTTTGGAAACTCAGGGGCAAGACAGGGACACAACGTGTCTTATTTAGATTGACAAAACAGTCGGACATTGTTAAGAGTATCCGATAACAGTTTAATATAGGAGACATTAACCGATACATTCAATAACTAAATATTAATGTAAAGATGTAAAACAGACTAGTTTATCATATTTAAAACCTTCCTTGATATGGTGCTGCCATCATGCCCTCTGTCTAACCTTCTGCATACGACAGAGATTGTAATTATTATTCTACTAGAATAACTGCCAAAACTGTGTGGTTTGTAAAATAAGCTTTCCATTGCTTTATTGTATAACTTCTGTGCGTAGCTGAGCATTACCTCACCACTAGTTCACTGCCATAATTCACCAGTAGGTGGCAGCAGTATGCTGTGTACTCATGTCAAAAACCCAAAAGCTCTCGTTTTACCAATCCCAATACAAAACCAGAGATTTATAGTACTATTGTGGTTGATTTAACGAGCAAGGCAAACGAACAAACGCCAAAAGGCTTTCATGTTAATGTGAAATGAACTCCTTACtttctaatatatatatttaaaaaaattatgaaCATATAATTTTAACATTACCCCAGTAAAATTACAAGGAGTACATTTGGGTTTCTTCTAGATGTACAGTATATGGACTCCAATACAGACTCACCAGTCTTATAAACCCAATAGATGTAATGAACCTCCGAGGTGCTAGTGCAGTGTTCTGTCACCACAACAATTTCTCACCCCTTTTCCCACTAAAGTTGACACGGATGCTGCAGAGCTGTCACCTGTAACAGCATGCCACAGCTGCCAGCCTAGCGTGCTACAATGCTTTCACCTGCTGAAGCTGCCAATGGCAACTTTGGAACACAACgagcactctgacacacacacacactcgcatatGTATATGTGCGTGCGCATAGGCACACACACCATATTCTCACCTCCTCACCTGCCACACCAACCCGAGCAGGAGGGGGAAAAATACAATTTACAAACAGTCATCAGCATCTGGCCTGTGACAAGGCTTGTGCACAAGTTAAATGAAATTTGACTGTGAGTAACAAAGTGACAGCAGGGCCCAAACATCAAGTGTCATATGTATTTTCATGCCTCGACTCAGAGTTGCCGTGTGGTAAACAACATGCTGATTCTGATCCAGAGATCCTGGGCACTGGATACGTATGGCACATTGCACTCCATTGCCAATCTAGTAcagtacttttgaccatggccaaATGACACTGTATTCCCTGTAATAtaatgccctacttttgaccagtccaTTTGATATTTGCAGATACTGTAGCGCCCCTCTgccatactgtacagtaccacCCCAACATATTCCATGATCCTTCGGGGCTGGGCCTCCAGTCCATTGAGCCTTTACGAGGCGAGACCACACCATGGCCAGTCTCTCACAAACTCCCACGTCACACGCTAGCAAACCATCGCATTAACGACGGAACACAAAGGGATGAAAAATAACCAGCTGGGCTTCGAAACCCTATAAAATGAATGCGATTTCCAGAGGTTTTTATGAATCAAAACAGATGTCAAAACATTTCTTCAAACAAATTGACTTCCAATTATTTGCGCCACACAATTCCAGATGTTCAACAGATGGGGGTGCGGAGGGAGGGGGCAAAGGTGTCTCGAACCGCAGTTTTGTTTTATTCTGACAATAAAGGCAGGCGGTTACAGTTGTATGTGTTTTAAATCAGTGGGCGGGGCTGAGAGGTGAGTGGAGGGACATGGACGAGAGAAAGAAAGCACATCATTAGGACAATGTCAATCCAACCAgcgacagagagaacagaacactGTAGCATTCATATAGTCAGTTAATATCTCTGTGCTGCAAGCCAGGACCAACCGTATCAAGGTTTCTCTGAAATGCTAATGTGATCCCTCTGCATATTTCTCTTTCAGTGTTCAAATTAAATGAAAAAAGGAACAATTACTGAACTCACTATTTTCAATGCGTGTTCACATGAAGAGCCTAGGCATATGGTCATGCGTATGGACCTACATTCAATTACATGGCCAGATGTTGCCTTTACGCACGTCTATGAACATACCAAGAACTACAATATAAGAATGAGGCCCGGCAGCCTCCTTTACGCCACAGACTCGGCTAATAGTGTGTCTAACTGCACTGTGTCCAGGGAATGATCCCGACTGGCTCTGATCCCATTATAACCAGAGCCCTGGGGCCTGAGGGAGCCATTGGGGATCCACCAGGGATGGAAGAAGATGTCCGTGTTATTCAGCCTGGGCCCATAGAGGAGCCATCCACTGGGACTCCATTGGGGCTCCCTGATTCAGCCTCAGTCTCCTCACTAACGGGCTGCTTTTAGCACCTCCGGCCCAgcctctgatctgagggggccaaAATAtcccttctctgcctctctccccctctccatccataATATCTCCGGCTAACGTATTCTAATGGAGCAGAAAAGCAGGTCCGTTTTGTTGGGTTAGCGTCTTACTTTCCCCGTTTAATTCCTCCACTATTGGGAACTGCTATGCTAATCCTCCCATCATTGGCCCCCTTCTCCCACTCTTCCTCGTTCTCCCTCTGGTAACCTTCTGTAATCTGGGTGACCTTGGTGGGGCAGTGGGGATGGTGGGGACGGCGGGGCCGTGGCCATGGAAGGCCCTGATTAATTTGTAATTCAAAACGGGAGCGACAGGTCTAAAGCTATGATGGTCGCTGCTTTAACTGCCACCCTTGCCGTCCCGAACCCCCCCACAAACACCTCAGGGGGAAACCAAGAAAGCAAGCAGGGAAAATATTCTGTAAAACAAGAGAAAAACAAAAGTTGAATCTAATAGTGGAGAGTGCAATTGGACAATGCGCTGTagtgtgtctctctgttctcctccggcgtaagtgagtgtgtgttagtcaAGAGAGAGACGAGGTGAAGCGAGATGCAGGGCGGGACGTGTGGGTAAATGTCAGCCAGGTTTGGGGGGATATGATGATCATTACCACAGTGAGATAATTGGCTCTAGCTGTGTGGGCCGAGGTGTTTGGTGAGGGCCTCTTCTCTCCAATGGGCATCTTTCTACTCGTCTACATTATTCATCTATTCATCcacctctttatctctctctcctctcctctctcacccaggAATCCAGGCCATCGCTGGGCCTTCATTCATAATTGATGGGTAATTGTTTATTAAATGCAAGACCTGACCCTATTATGTCTATTACCATGTCTGCAGAGTAGTAGTGTGTGCATTTTCCCATATTCTAAAGATCTTACCATCCCCTTTAGGAGATGGGATCCTATGGATAAGTgggcatggatggatggatggacgcaAGGGAAAACAGAGGTGTAGGGaaagggggaaaaaagagagagaggaagccggccgagggaggagaggagggagaggaatgatAAAAAGAAAGAAGTCAATGCCCATGCGATTGGCCCGCGCGGAGTTAAGTCAGACTCCGTACAGAGTGAGAGGAAAGGACGAGAGACAAAGGAGCTAAAATAACCTCTTTTGCTCTCATTACATTGACTCTTAATCTCTCCACGGCCCGTCGTGGGCAATCCCAGCTCTGGGCGTTTGGAGGGTAAAGCCTTCCGACGAGACCGTCCGTCAAAAGCGGATTCATTACCTGAGATGGGACTGCGG from Oncorhynchus tshawytscha isolate Ot180627B linkage group LG15, Otsh_v2.0, whole genome shotgun sequence includes the following:
- the LOC112214371 gene encoding transcription factor EC isoform X6, translated to MRMPHLSDCSYYKMRDGARVSNVQSHLEGSKFHLHQAQSQQVKQYLTLGSKLAGGQGGHPHPTAQGGQLLGTVPVMRNAHMAPLSDGSTPSSPVTLLTLASNHDSEFPMDEVIDDLISLESGFNDGGLDCMDPSIIMQNNVLSSSMLDIYGCEPGMTTAPHGRMTPTSRPTKLTTVKREVTEHETRVMAKERQKKDNHNLIERRRRYNINYRIKELGTMIPKSNDPDMRWNKGTILKASVEYIKWLQKEQQHARELENRQKKMEQANRRLLLRIQELEIQARAHGLPSMATALGTVELSSHLLKQQQQQPLAPQSQQGPQPPLYQEELNGEYLQRTSMPAMTTGGVTGVTDQGQEVVDGSTTFSDPLSHFTDFFSATLKEEQRLDEILMDNPLSPFGTDPLLSAGSPDASKDSSHRSSFSSDDDDL
- the LOC112214371 gene encoding transcription factor EC isoform X8, with product MRMPHLSDCSYYKMRDGARVSNVQSHLEGSKFHLHQAQSQQVKQYLTLGSKLAGGQGGHPHPTAQGGQLLGTVPVMRNAHMAPLSDGSTPSSPVTLLTLASNHDSEFPMDEVIDDLISLESGFNDGGLDCMDPSIIMQNNVLSSSMLDIYGCEPEHETRVMAKERQKKDNHNLIERRRRYNINYRIKELGTMIPKSNDPDMRWNKGTILKASVEYIKWLQKEQQHARELENRQKKMEQANRRLLLRIQELEIQARAHGLPSMATALGTVELSSHLLKQQQQQPLAPQSQQGPQPPLYQEELNGEYLQRTSMPAMTTGGVTGVTDQGQEVVDGSTTFSDPLSHFTDFFSATLKEEQRLDEILMDNPLSPFGTDPLLSAGSPDASKDSSHRSSFSSDDDDL
- the LOC112214371 gene encoding transcription factor EC isoform X1 — protein: MFDSPTDLPVVQLVRGQLRGQPEGVKQEYLGPPGPHPHTWPQQHRPYLYPPHPACPTRPARPPCPYQGAYYTEQQPPAWYQPHNTWEVQSHLEGSKFHLHQAQSQQVKQYLTLGSKLAGGQGGHPHPTAQGGQLLGTVPVMRNAHMAPLSDGSTPSSPVTLLTLASNHDSEFPMDEVIDDLISLESGFNDGGLDCMDPSIIMQNNVLSSSMLDIYGCEPGMTTAPHGRMTPTSRPTKLTTVKREVTEHETRVMAKERQKKDNHNLIERRRRYNINYRIKELGTMIPKSNDPDMRWNKGTILKASVEYIKWLQKEQQHARELENRQKKMEQANRRLLLRIQELEIQARAHGLPSMATALGTVELSSHLLKQQQQQPLAPQSQQGPQPPLYQEELNGEYLQRTSMPAMTTGGVTGVTDQGQEVVDGSTTFSDPLSHFTDFFSATLKEEQRLDEILMDNPLSPFGTDPLLSAGSPDASKDSSHRSSFSSDDDDL
- the LOC112214371 gene encoding transcription factor EC isoform X3 — encoded protein: MRMPHLSDCSYYKMRDGARVSNVCMEQVQSHLEGSKFHLHQAQSQQVKQYLTLGSKLAGGQGGHPHPTAQGGQLLGTVPVMRNAHMAPLSDGSTPSSPVTLLTLASNHDSEFPMDEVIDDLISLESGFNDGGLDCMDPSIIMQNNVLSSSMLDIYGCEPGMTTAPHGRMTPTSRPTKLTTVKREVTEHETRVMAKERQKKDNHNLIERRRRYNINYRIKELGTMIPKSNDPDMRWNKGTILKASVEYIKWLQKEQQHARELENRQKKMEQANRRLLLRIQELEIQARAHGLPSMATALGTVELSSHLLKQQQQQPLAPQSQQGPQPPLYQEELNGEYLQRTSMPAMTTGGVTGVTDQGQEVVDGSTTFSDPLSHFTDFFSATLKEEQRLDEILMDNPLSPFGTDPLLSAGSPDASKDSSHRSSFSSDDDDL